Genomic DNA from Paracoccus aminophilus JCM 7686:
TGTGCCGGAAACCCGCTGGTTTCAGGAATCGCAACACCATTACATCGAGACACCCGAGGGGCTGCGGATCAACTACGACCCCGAGCTGCGCACCTCCTTCCTCGAAGCCTTCAAGGTCAGCCCGCTGCCCGAGGTCTGGCCGCTCTTTGACGCGGCCGAGGGCCTGCCTCTGGCGCTGATCCGGGGCGCGAATTCGGATCTGCTGTCCGAGGCGACCGCCGATGAGATGCGCCGCCGTCGCCCCGACATGATCTTCGCCGAAGTGCCCGACCGCGCACATATTCCCTTCCTCGACGAGCCCGAGGCGCTTGCCGCGCTCGAAAGCTGGCTTGCGGCGGTGGCTAAGGCGTAGCTGCGGCTAGGGCGTAGCGGTGGCTAAGGCGTAGGGCTCGCCTCCAACTCGGCATTCTCGCGCTCGATTTCATCGAAGAGAAAACTGCGAAACTGGCGAATTGCCGGGCGGTTGCGGCTGGTCGTCGGATAGACCAGCCAATGGGCAAAGCCATTGGTGGTCGTCAGGCTGAACGGCTGGATGAGCGAGCCGGTCGCCAGCTCGAAGCGGAAAAAGCGTGGGGTCAGCATCGCGACCCCCTGCCCCGCCACCGCGGCGCGCCCCTCATTGACCTGACTGCCCAGCCCGAGCCCCGGAATCGGCACGAGCTCGGGATAACGGACGCCTGCCTTGCCCATCCAGACTCCCCAATCGGGATTGCCGCTGTCGATGATCGGCAGCTTCAGCAGATCCTCGGGCACGCGCACCCCGGCTTCTTCGGCCAGACGCGGCGAGAGCATCGGCGTGATCGTATAGTCAAAGAGCAAATGGCTCTCGACGCCGGGCCAATCGCCCTTGCCGTAACGGATCGCCGCATCGAAATCGTCGCGGCTGAAATCCATCATCCGATCCGAGGATTCCAGCCGCAGCGCGAGCTCGGGATGGGCGAATTGGAACTTGCCCAGCCGCTGGCTCAGCCAATGGGTCGCGATGCTGAGCGGCGTGGTGATCGCGAGCGTGGTGTTGCGACCCTCGGTCGGGGCATAGGTCTCACGCAAGAGATCGAAGGCCTCGGTCGTCGGCCGCGCCAGCTCTTCACCCAGACGGGTCAGGCGGACCTCGCGCGGGCGGCGCAGAAAGAGCGGCCCGCCCAGACGCTCTTCGAGCAGCCGGATTTGGTAGCTGACGCCCGCTTGCGTCATGCCAAGCTCTTCGGCGGCGCGGGTAAAGCTGAGGTGACGCGCAACGGCCTCGAAGGCACGGATCGCGGCAAGGGGCGGAAGATGCATAAGTCCTCCTTATGGCCGCTTATCGGGGTTTGGTTGGTCAGCCAGCCCATAACGTAGCATTCTGTGTTCATCGATCAACAAGGCAATTCGCCTGAGGAGATGAGACATGAACGCGATCACGCAGAAAAGCGCTCGCAGCGCGTCACCTTTCGTCGCCCGGCTGCTGGAACGGCTGCACGACTGGCAGGCGCGCCGCGCCTACCGGAAATCGCTGGCTTTGGTCCCCGAAGATCTGCGCTGGGACGTTGGCCTTGATGGCGGCGCCGAGCTTGAAGCTCTCGATTTCAGCCGGGGTCGGAGCTTCGACCATCTGAGCCGACCGGTGCCAGCGCCCCGCTTCTTCTGACCGGTCCACCGCGACCGGACTGGCCCTCCCTGGCCGGACTGGGCGCCCCCGAGAGGAGGCGCCCTTTTTCGTCGGACCAATAGCTCCGCTTATTTCAACCCTTCGCAGAACCCTT
This window encodes:
- a CDS encoding LysR substrate-binding domain-containing protein, which produces MHLPPLAAIRAFEAVARHLSFTRAAEELGMTQAGVSYQIRLLEERLGGPLFLRRPREVRLTRLGEELARPTTEAFDLLRETYAPTEGRNTTLAITTPLSIATHWLSQRLGKFQFAHPELALRLESSDRMMDFSRDDFDAAIRYGKGDWPGVESHLLFDYTITPMLSPRLAEEAGVRVPEDLLKLPIIDSGNPDWGVWMGKAGVRYPELVPIPGLGLGSQVNEGRAAVAGQGVAMLTPRFFRFELATGSLIQPFSLTTTNGFAHWLVYPTTSRNRPAIRQFRSFLFDEIERENAELEASPTP